The following proteins come from a genomic window of Alicyclobacillus dauci:
- a CDS encoding alpha-keto acid decarboxylase family protein → MENMMAVSGSGSQSGTTQKTLGQYLFDCLKLEGITEIFGVPGDYNFTLLDTLERYNGIRFINGRNELNSGYAADGYARIKGIAALITTFGVGELSACNAIAGANSENVPMIHIVGAPPEKDQTEHKLMHHTLMDGNFNVFRTVYEQITAYTAVLTPENAEIVIPTAIRIAKEKKKPVYLVVADDLVTKPINIRKEPEPTRPTSNLKTLQAAADHVRQLLERAHRPVILVDLKTMRFGLQTAVRQLADAMNVPVVTMMSGKGAFDETHPNYIGMYEGAFGSSLVQKTVENADCVIAVGMVWSDINTATFTAKLNPLVTVNIQPDMVKVAEAEYSNVLAADMLLAVQKLGYRGQGVRGNVSFPYDQITGSVDQPLNAADYYPRFQQMLKEGDIVIAETGSFYYGMAQVRLPRNVTYIAQGGWQSIGYATPSAYGASIAAPDRRVLLFTGDGSLQLAAQEISSMLYYGCKPIILVLNNDGYTIEKYLNVKTEIKDQRYNQIPRWSYTKLAEVFGGDAFTMTVRTNGELDRALTQAEKEHAGRLCIIEMIASDPMDAPEYMVRMRSYMEKQQSQK, encoded by the coding sequence ATGGAAAACATGATGGCTGTGAGCGGCTCTGGCTCGCAATCCGGAACGACTCAAAAAACACTTGGCCAGTATTTGTTCGATTGCCTGAAGCTGGAGGGCATTACTGAAATTTTTGGTGTCCCCGGAGACTATAATTTTACACTGCTAGATACGCTGGAACGGTATAACGGCATCCGGTTTATCAATGGACGGAACGAACTGAACTCGGGCTATGCGGCGGATGGCTACGCAAGAATCAAAGGCATAGCCGCTCTTATTACGACCTTTGGAGTAGGGGAACTCAGTGCCTGCAATGCAATAGCTGGTGCCAACAGCGAGAATGTGCCGATGATTCACATTGTGGGGGCTCCTCCTGAGAAGGATCAAACGGAGCACAAGCTGATGCACCACACTCTAATGGACGGAAATTTTAATGTCTTTCGAACCGTGTATGAGCAGATTACGGCTTATACCGCAGTGCTCACGCCGGAAAACGCCGAGATTGTAATTCCGACCGCGATTCGCATTGCGAAGGAAAAGAAAAAGCCGGTATACCTGGTTGTAGCCGATGATTTAGTGACCAAGCCGATCAACATCCGGAAAGAGCCGGAACCGACACGTCCAACGTCCAACCTGAAAACCCTTCAGGCAGCAGCAGATCATGTCCGCCAACTACTGGAGCGTGCCCACCGCCCGGTTATTCTAGTCGACCTCAAAACGATGCGTTTCGGCCTTCAGACAGCGGTTCGCCAGCTGGCCGACGCCATGAACGTTCCTGTTGTGACGATGATGTCAGGAAAGGGAGCATTCGACGAGACCCATCCCAACTATATCGGAATGTATGAAGGAGCTTTTGGTAGTTCCTTAGTTCAAAAGACGGTAGAAAATGCTGACTGTGTCATTGCGGTCGGCATGGTATGGTCAGACATTAACACCGCAACGTTCACCGCAAAGCTAAATCCGCTGGTAACGGTTAATATTCAACCGGACATGGTCAAGGTCGCTGAAGCGGAATATTCGAATGTATTGGCAGCCGACATGCTGCTTGCGGTACAGAAATTGGGGTACAGGGGCCAAGGAGTGCGGGGAAATGTGTCATTCCCGTACGACCAAATCACCGGCAGTGTTGACCAACCGCTGAATGCGGCCGATTATTATCCCCGTTTTCAGCAGATGCTGAAAGAGGGCGATATTGTCATCGCCGAGACCGGATCGTTCTACTATGGGATGGCGCAGGTCAGACTGCCGCGCAATGTAACATATATTGCGCAAGGAGGCTGGCAGTCAATCGGATACGCCACACCCTCAGCGTACGGTGCTAGTATCGCCGCACCAGACCGTCGGGTACTGCTTTTTACGGGGGACGGCTCCCTGCAGCTCGCAGCCCAGGAAATCAGCTCCATGCTCTATTATGGCTGTAAGCCCATTATCTTGGTTTTGAACAACGATGGTTATACCATCGAGAAATATTTGAATGTCAAAACAGAGATAAAGGATCAGCGATATAACCAAATCCCGCGCTGGTCTTACACCAAGCTCGCTGAAGTATTTGGAGGCGATGCGTTTACCATGACAGTCCGGACGAATGGAGAGCTTGATCGAGCTTTAACCCAAGCTGAGAAGGAACATGCCGGAAGACTCTGCATCATTGAAATGATCGCCAGCGATCCGATGGACGCACCCGAGTATATGGTCCGGATGCGCAGTTATATGGAGAAGCAGCAAAGTCAGAAATAG
- a CDS encoding DeoR/GlpR family DNA-binding transcription regulator, translating into MVTIKDIANTAGTSLSTVSRVLNGIAIRDKTLAEKIHKIAEQMNYQPNEAGRNLRMGSDDDFGPVLEIRSRQDVNVKRLIAAEAAKMVTARDVVVLDSGSTVAQMAFHLPADVLVYTNSLAVVQPAAKRGVHVHLAPGLYVPAMGAVFGQETEDYFRRHKSSIYFLSSARVDVRTGLFNLNATTYNVKRVALEHASRKVLMVHHEKFCDAGLDTFAPLSSVDMIITDFVPDIFRDPVSQSGVEVIEIGGQQ; encoded by the coding sequence ATGGTGACGATAAAAGACATCGCAAACACTGCAGGAACTTCACTCTCAACCGTTTCCCGAGTGCTAAACGGAATCGCGATCCGAGATAAGACACTCGCAGAAAAAATCCATAAAATTGCGGAGCAGATGAACTATCAACCCAATGAGGCAGGGCGAAACCTGCGAATGGGCTCGGACGACGACTTCGGACCCGTGCTAGAAATTCGCTCTAGACAAGACGTGAACGTGAAGCGACTCATTGCGGCGGAAGCTGCGAAAATGGTCACGGCTCGCGATGTTGTCGTATTAGATTCCGGATCAACTGTCGCTCAGATGGCCTTTCATTTACCGGCAGATGTGCTGGTCTATACAAACTCACTGGCCGTTGTGCAGCCAGCAGCCAAACGTGGTGTGCACGTTCACCTGGCGCCTGGATTGTATGTACCCGCCATGGGAGCTGTTTTTGGACAGGAAACTGAGGACTATTTTAGGAGACACAAATCAAGCATCTACTTCTTGTCATCGGCCCGTGTCGATGTCCGGACAGGGCTCTTCAACCTGAATGCGACGACGTATAACGTGAAACGCGTGGCGCTGGAGCATGCAAGCAGGAAAGTCCTCATGGTTCACCACGAGAAGTTTTGTGATGCGGGCTTGGACACTTTTGCACCATTATCGTCGGTTGACATGATCATCACTGACTTTGTCCCTGATATCTTCCGTGACCCGGTGTCTCAGTCAGGCGTTGAGGTCATTGAAATAGGAGGACA